One window of the Acinetobacter wuhouensis genome contains the following:
- a CDS encoding type II toxin-antitoxin system YafQ family toxin — protein MAKRKIIVTSSFKRDIKRRYLELVTAEWAEVLDCLVANSPLPEKYLDHPLKGGAEFKNCRDCHVKPDLVLIYRLVGDDVLELHQLDSHSEIFG, from the coding sequence ATGGCTAAACGCAAGATCATCGTAACCAGTTCTTTTAAACGTGATATTAAAAGACGTTATTTAGAACTGGTAACGGCTGAATGGGCCGAGGTACTGGACTGTTTAGTCGCTAATAGTCCATTGCCTGAAAAATACCTAGATCACCCCTTAAAAGGTGGTGCTGAGTTTAAAAATTGTCGAGATTGCCACGTTAAACCTGATTTAGTCTTGATTTATAGGCTCGTAGGGGATGATGTTTTAGAATTACACCAGTTAGATAGCCATTCAGAAATTTTTGGTTAA
- a CDS encoding type II toxin-antitoxin system RelB/DinJ family antitoxin translates to MSAVNFNMRLEAELKEKVTPILEDYGLTMPQAFKLFLNQIVKTKTIPLSFDYARETALTPKAAAKLLQSLKEIENGEYTEYETVEEAIQAMSEEAHG, encoded by the coding sequence ATGTCCGCAGTCAATTTCAATATGCGTTTAGAGGCAGAACTAAAAGAAAAAGTTACTCCTATTTTGGAGGACTACGGTTTAACCATGCCACAGGCATTTAAACTGTTCTTGAATCAAATTGTTAAAACGAAAACGATTCCATTGTCTTTTGATTATGCAAGGGAAACAGCTTTAACCCCTAAAGCAGCAGCAAAGTTGCTTCAATCTCTTAAAGAAATTGAAAATGGGGAGTACACCGAGTACGAAACAGTAGAAGAAGCCATCCAAGCAATGTCGGAAGAAGCACATGGCTAA